One part of the Sphingobacterium sp. LZ7M1 genome encodes these proteins:
- a CDS encoding DEAD/DEAH box helicase: MSLDKLKLSKRLHASMNELGYFTAKEFQLNALSRIVGGHSILGIAPEGAGKTTTYVLGVLMRLKYTDDEAPKVLVLAPNEERIAEIVERFYAVSRNKNLHIMGLKTSGGMEEEIEDLVRGVDIVVATPARARAVYLKLGLNLNRIETFVIDDAEEIVKQGMQTNVRELAQSCGKVQYLCFSTVEHEKLHLMIDGFMPYATLVEVDELGENSHDTHELMLYQVPNFSTKINLLNDLMADDEVFDKVVVFVNTKHTAHNLLDRLHAKKGVAAIYRPMFHDDYGFDDINIFKQRPECRILIVANEGLEDIDLSAVPFIFHFEIPENREEFIKHVLKIGEDEVIAISFATDIELPEVKKIEQSIGKKIPVMPLPEDLTIYKPSEVSKEKAVEDESRGGAFHKKKESNSKTYNYGSGVKAKMTKKNKKR; this comes from the coding sequence GTGTCTTTAGATAAATTAAAACTTAGCAAGCGTCTCCATGCATCGATGAACGAATTGGGTTATTTTACAGCCAAGGAATTCCAGTTAAATGCTCTTTCACGCATCGTCGGTGGACATAGCATCCTCGGCATTGCTCCAGAAGGTGCCGGAAAAACCACGACTTATGTCCTTGGGGTATTGATGCGGTTGAAATATACCGACGATGAAGCTCCTAAAGTTTTAGTCTTAGCACCAAATGAAGAAAGAATCGCTGAAATCGTAGAGCGTTTTTATGCCGTAAGCCGTAATAAGAATCTGCATATTATGGGACTTAAGACCAGCGGAGGGATGGAAGAGGAGATCGAAGACCTGGTCCGAGGTGTAGATATCGTTGTGGCTACACCTGCCCGTGCGCGGGCGGTCTATTTGAAACTGGGCCTTAACCTAAACCGTATCGAAACCTTTGTGATCGATGATGCAGAAGAAATCGTAAAGCAAGGGATGCAAACCAACGTTCGCGAATTGGCGCAAAGTTGTGGGAAAGTGCAATACCTATGCTTCAGTACCGTTGAACATGAAAAGCTGCATCTGATGATTGACGGTTTTATGCCTTATGCAACCCTTGTAGAAGTGGATGAGCTTGGCGAAAACAGTCATGACACCCATGAACTGATGCTTTATCAGGTGCCTAATTTCAGTACAAAGATCAACCTTTTGAATGATCTAATGGCTGATGATGAAGTTTTCGATAAAGTAGTTGTCTTTGTAAATACCAAACATACTGCCCATAACCTATTGGATAGGCTACATGCCAAAAAGGGTGTTGCTGCTATCTATAGGCCTATGTTCCATGATGACTATGGCTTTGATGATATCAATATCTTTAAACAGAGGCCCGAATGCCGTATCCTGATCGTAGCCAATGAAGGCCTTGAGGATATAGACTTAAGCGCTGTACCTTTTATCTTCCATTTTGAAATTCCAGAGAACAGGGAAGAATTTATTAAGCATGTCCTGAAGATTGGTGAAGATGAGGTTATCGCCATCAGCTTTGCTACCGACATTGAGCTTCCTGAGGTTAAGAAAATCGAACAGAGTATTGGCAAAAAGATCCCTGTGATGCCACTTCCGGAGGATCTAACGATCTATAAACCATCTGAGGTATCTAAAGAAAAAGCTGTTGAGGATGAAAGTAGAGGGGGAGCCTTCCATAAAAAGAAGGAAAGCAACAGTAAGACCTACAATTATGGGAGTGGAGTGAAAGCTAAGATGACCAAAAAGAATAAAAAGAGGTAA
- a CDS encoding ligase-associated DNA damage response exonuclease, which yields MLEFRREGIYCAQGNFYIDPWLPVDYAIITHAHADHARIGMKRYLCHELTAPILKLRLGQDIKVQTLDYNQAIEINSVRVSLHPAGHLIGSAQVRLEFQGKVTVVSGDYKIQDDGLSTPFEPIRCHEFISESTFGLPIYNWLPVDEINQNLGEWVANNKRNGNNSIIIGYALGKAQRIMKALEGFDDLYVHYAISRINAAFTESGISLPAYKTIDFNDRPKDMKGEIIIVPPSLFGSNILKNIPNAQTAICSGWMQVRGARRWRSADAGFAISDHADWPGLLTAVRETAAEKVYVTHGFKAEFSRYLNEIGIEAEEITTAFGSEEETDEQLIKE from the coding sequence ATGTTGGAATTTCGGAGAGAAGGGATATATTGTGCTCAAGGAAACTTCTATATTGATCCTTGGTTGCCGGTGGATTATGCCATTATTACGCATGCACACGCAGACCATGCCCGGATAGGTATGAAGCGGTATCTATGCCATGAACTGACGGCTCCGATACTCAAACTGCGGCTAGGACAGGATATTAAGGTTCAGACACTGGATTACAACCAAGCTATCGAAATCAATTCGGTAAGGGTTTCCCTGCACCCTGCAGGGCATTTAATTGGTTCGGCACAGGTTCGATTGGAATTTCAGGGGAAAGTAACGGTTGTCTCCGGGGACTATAAAATCCAGGATGATGGCCTCTCCACTCCTTTTGAACCGATCCGTTGCCATGAGTTCATTTCTGAAAGCACCTTTGGTCTGCCCATCTACAATTGGCTACCGGTTGACGAAATCAACCAAAACCTTGGGGAATGGGTGGCCAATAATAAACGAAATGGAAATAATTCGATAATCATCGGCTATGCCTTAGGAAAGGCTCAACGTATCATGAAGGCGTTGGAAGGTTTTGATGACCTATATGTGCATTATGCCATTTCCAGGATCAATGCAGCTTTTACCGAAAGTGGCATTTCCTTACCTGCCTATAAAACTATTGATTTCAATGATCGCCCAAAGGACATGAAAGGCGAAATTATCATTGTACCTCCTTCCCTATTTGGTTCCAATATCTTGAAGAATATTCCCAATGCACAAACGGCAATCTGTTCTGGATGGATGCAGGTTCGCGGTGCCCGGCGATGGCGCAGTGCTGATGCGGGATTTGCCATCAGTGACCATGCCGATTGGCCAGGCCTATTGACTGCGGTGCGTGAAACAGCTGCGGAAAAGGTATATGTTACGCACGGTTTTAAAGCAGAATTTTCGAGGTACCTCAATGAAATAGGCATTGAAGCTGAGGAAATTACAACTGCTTTTGGCAGCGAAGAAGAAACTGATGAACAGCTAATCAAGGAATAA
- a CDS encoding MaoC family dehydratase: protein MVIINNYEEYKTYEGKELGLSEWHLIDQKQINLFADATLDHQWIHVDEEKSKNEGPFGTTIAHGYLTLSLIPHLWKQIADVRNVKMEINYGIENLKFGQAVKVNTRVRLHALVKSINNLRGTVKATIQAKLMSEESDKPVYVGDVIFLYSFKD from the coding sequence ATGGTAATCATCAATAATTACGAAGAGTACAAAACTTATGAAGGGAAAGAATTAGGTCTTTCTGAATGGCATTTAATTGACCAAAAACAGATCAATTTATTTGCTGATGCTACATTGGACCATCAATGGATACATGTAGATGAGGAAAAATCGAAGAATGAAGGCCCATTTGGAACCACCATTGCACATGGCTACCTGACCCTATCCCTTATCCCCCATTTATGGAAGCAGATTGCGGATGTCAGGAATGTGAAGATGGAAATCAACTACGGTATTGAAAACCTTAAATTCGGGCAAGCAGTAAAAGTGAATACCCGTGTTCGATTGCATGCTCTGGTGAAATCTATCAACAACCTGCGTGGTACGGTAAAAGCGACCATTCAAGCTAAACTCATGAGTGAGGAGTCTGACAAACCTGTCTATGTAGGTGATGTAATCTTTCTGTACAGTTTTAAAGACTAA
- a CDS encoding esterase-like activity of phytase family protein: MIKQIHTLATALTFIAALTSCEKDQDHNQSKVVDYPAMAEVETPNVLMTTKDGVKVYNGGFGSAIVADPNDPEVFYMMTDRGANVAGQAKNAIIIGKSDFAPQIGKFRLKEGKLVLEQVIELKNEKGAKLNGLPNPKGMGSTGEIPYDLNGQQLAASADGIDSEGLVIAADGTFWISDEYGPHIVHADITGKTIERINPFGTGFGGRKIPAVFANRRANRGMEGLTITPDGKTLVGIMQSPMYNPSSAAISGSVIIRILTFDIASGATKQYAYLMDNPSLTGVSEILALSNTTFLALERDGLYGADPAKPAQFKKVFKIDISKATDISDASNAASGKLFKGKTVEELKDQAGLAAAGITPVTKTLAIDLLKDLPEVYPHDKAEGLTMLKGNILVVSNDDDFGVVDNGNSGFAQKILPSTKSVDRNRLYFIKMK; the protein is encoded by the coding sequence ATGATAAAACAAATTCACACACTAGCGACTGCTTTAACCTTTATTGCAGCACTAACTTCTTGCGAAAAAGATCAAGATCACAACCAGTCCAAAGTTGTAGACTATCCTGCTATGGCGGAAGTAGAAACTCCCAATGTACTGATGACGACCAAAGATGGCGTAAAAGTCTATAATGGTGGTTTTGGTTCCGCTATAGTGGCAGACCCGAATGATCCGGAAGTATTTTATATGATGACAGATCGAGGAGCCAATGTAGCTGGACAGGCTAAGAACGCTATTATCATTGGAAAGTCGGACTTCGCTCCACAGATTGGAAAATTCAGGTTGAAGGAAGGGAAATTAGTCCTGGAGCAAGTAATCGAATTGAAGAATGAAAAAGGTGCCAAGTTAAATGGCTTACCGAATCCAAAGGGAATGGGGTCAACGGGCGAAATTCCTTATGATCTGAATGGACAGCAATTGGCAGCATCGGCAGACGGTATCGACTCTGAAGGTTTGGTTATCGCCGCGGACGGCACGTTCTGGATCTCGGATGAATATGGTCCACATATCGTTCATGCCGATATCACTGGAAAGACCATTGAACGTATCAACCCTTTTGGAACTGGCTTCGGTGGCCGTAAAATTCCTGCTGTCTTTGCTAATCGCAGGGCCAATAGAGGGATGGAAGGCTTGACGATTACCCCAGATGGCAAGACCTTGGTCGGTATTATGCAATCCCCGATGTACAATCCCAGTTCGGCTGCCATATCAGGTTCAGTGATCATTCGTATCCTGACCTTTGACATCGCATCCGGAGCTACAAAACAATACGCTTATCTGATGGACAACCCCTCACTTACCGGTGTAAGTGAAATATTGGCCCTGAGTAATACGACTTTCCTAGCCTTGGAAAGAGACGGTCTCTATGGTGCTGATCCTGCAAAACCTGCACAATTCAAAAAGGTATTCAAAATCGACATCAGCAAAGCGACTGATATCTCTGATGCCTCAAATGCTGCTTCAGGGAAATTGTTTAAAGGAAAAACTGTTGAAGAACTAAAGGACCAAGCTGGACTGGCTGCTGCTGGTATTACCCCAGTTACAAAGACTCTAGCCATTGATTTATTAAAGGATCTACCAGAGGTCTATCCACACGATAAGGCGGAAGGTCTTACTATGTTAAAAGGAAATATTCTGGTGGTTTCTAATGATGATGATTTTGGAGTTGTCGATAATGGAAATAGTGGCTTTGCCCAGAAAATCCTTCCAAGTACCAAAAGCGTAGATAGGAATAGATTGTATTTCATTAAAATGAAATAA
- a CDS encoding YaaC family protein codes for MKLEEIGEMALRDYRPVKYFPFNNEAGSAFILTSEPFNYLEAFLSSELSSVKRDAKKRKENLRKSIYFTKLSQDFYNSSLTAAMPSKGTLLYYSFINLVKVYLIQNGYDLEKKVEHHGLSLPPNSKETLKLASLNGSGISIFHEFAKTLDWEISNKDGVDITFSDLLRDLPEIHEISYALGLFPGTKRKFLPVDIQIRTDRTRKKIYLTLSYEKKFDKLMNTTKLYKGKFNDLFEKLDIIDDNRCHHFKSKLVLKYTYNSSRSWKICYPKLLKNIKELGIFPMITRSGYRFYLDLENSRLHRLNSILGFAFYLGTVARYRPTLNEEILKGEYQAAINEAIVSCPNQFFYILVSYITKQVCAIPMAKIN; via the coding sequence ATGAAATTAGAAGAAATTGGGGAGATGGCACTAAGAGATTATAGACCTGTAAAATACTTTCCATTTAATAATGAAGCAGGTTCGGCTTTTATTCTTACATCTGAGCCCTTTAATTATTTAGAAGCATTTTTATCTAGTGAACTATCATCTGTAAAAAGAGATGCAAAAAAAAGAAAAGAAAATTTACGAAAGTCTATTTACTTCACAAAGCTCTCACAAGATTTTTATAATTCATCACTGACTGCAGCAATGCCTTCTAAAGGGACATTATTATATTATTCATTTATTAATTTGGTAAAGGTCTATTTAATACAAAATGGTTATGACCTAGAGAAAAAGGTTGAACATCATGGATTAAGTTTACCTCCGAATAGTAAAGAGACATTGAAGTTGGCAAGTTTAAATGGTTCAGGTATTTCTATTTTCCATGAATTTGCAAAGACTTTAGATTGGGAAATAAGCAACAAAGACGGAGTAGATATAACTTTTAGTGATTTATTAAGAGATTTACCAGAAATTCATGAAATTTCCTATGCATTAGGTTTATTTCCAGGAACTAAGAGAAAATTTTTACCAGTAGATATTCAAATTCGTACAGATAGAACTCGGAAAAAAATTTATTTGACTTTATCTTATGAAAAAAAATTTGATAAATTGATGAATACTACAAAGTTATACAAAGGTAAATTCAATGACCTATTTGAAAAACTAGATATAATAGATGATAACCGTTGTCATCACTTTAAATCAAAGTTAGTTCTAAAATACACTTACAATTCATCCAGGAGTTGGAAAATTTGCTATCCTAAGCTTCTTAAGAATATCAAGGAGTTAGGAATTTTCCCAATGATTACGAGATCTGGATATAGGTTTTATTTGGACTTAGAAAATTCTAGGCTGCATAGACTAAATAGTATTTTAGGTTTTGCATTTTATTTAGGAACTGTAGCAAGGTACCGCCCAACATTAAATGAGGAAATCTTAAAGGGAGAGTACCAAGCAGCAATTAATGAAGCAATTGTCTCATGCCCCAATCAGTTTTTTTACATATTAGTTAGTTACATAACCAAACAAGTTTGTGCTATTCCAATGGCTAAAATAAATTAA
- a CDS encoding HNH endonuclease, which produces MIRDFISDYLSVFEKKDTISCPICNEEFSIENPSNVPQGLTKEHVPPHSLGGQIRCYTCVDCNNRTGSSIDYELYKGIKFNRKTFFQNLNNQKFRVHNGNNEVFQGTATSNKDGTLQLTHSNKNNHKDKLKLFVNNHINPGNLLYLKPIVPKIDIHLFRVGLLKSAYLLLFSKIGYRLLKQNNFNIIRDQIMNPALKLYYDEAYMFDVFNKEQRGIYYCNLEGQTAVIVVMNLFLGKEVFTFGVFFPDPDSNQILLNFISHKIALLNFKLSLEKSAFLNSISIKKLCDRLTLKFTKL; this is translated from the coding sequence ATGATTAGAGATTTCATTAGTGATTATTTGAGTGTATTTGAAAAGAAAGATACTATTTCATGTCCTATTTGTAATGAAGAATTTAGTATTGAAAATCCATCTAATGTCCCTCAAGGATTAACTAAGGAGCATGTCCCTCCTCATTCATTAGGGGGACAAATAAGATGTTATACTTGTGTTGATTGTAATAATAGAACTGGCTCAAGCATTGATTATGAACTATACAAGGGTATAAAATTCAATAGAAAAACTTTTTTCCAGAATCTAAATAATCAAAAATTTAGGGTACATAACGGAAATAATGAAGTTTTTCAAGGGACAGCTACTTCTAATAAAGATGGTACTCTCCAATTGACCCACAGTAACAAAAATAATCATAAGGATAAATTGAAATTATTTGTAAATAACCATATTAATCCAGGAAATTTACTTTATTTAAAACCCATAGTTCCAAAAATAGATATTCATTTATTTAGAGTTGGTTTATTAAAATCTGCGTACTTATTATTATTTAGTAAAATAGGTTATAGACTGCTGAAACAAAATAACTTCAATATAATTCGAGATCAAATTATGAATCCGGCACTCAAATTATATTATGATGAAGCTTATATGTTTGATGTTTTCAACAAAGAACAAAGAGGAATTTATTATTGTAATTTAGAAGGCCAAACAGCTGTAATTGTTGTTATGAATTTGTTCTTGGGAAAAGAAGTGTTTACTTTTGGTGTTTTTTTCCCTGACCCTGACTCTAATCAAATTTTATTAAATTTCATCTCACACAAAATTGCTTTATTAAATTTCAAGCTATCATTAGAAAAAAGTGCCTTTTTGAATTCAATTTCTATAAAAAAGCTATGTGATCGTTTAACATTAAAGTTCACTAAACTATAA
- a CDS encoding dihydrofolate reductase family protein: MRKLSLFIACSLDGFIAKPNDDLSFLNLVEKQGEDYGYADFTADIDTIIIGRKTFDFVERTIGVQHYDQAERQVYVITSSDRPAQGNIKFYNGNVIALVKDLKAADGKGIYCDGGAELINELLRNELIDELIISIVPVLLGEGVRLFKEHMTEQILELHSVKSFETGLVQLHYRRKESAK, translated from the coding sequence ATGAGAAAATTATCTCTCTTTATAGCTTGCAGTTTAGATGGTTTTATCGCTAAGCCAAATGATGATCTCAGTTTTCTGAATTTAGTTGAAAAACAGGGCGAAGACTACGGATACGCAGATTTTACCGCAGATATTGATACAATTATCATTGGTAGAAAGACTTTTGATTTTGTTGAGCGAACCATAGGTGTTCAACATTATGATCAAGCTGAACGTCAGGTTTATGTGATTACGAGCTCCGATAGACCGGCACAGGGAAATATTAAATTTTATAATGGTAATGTTATTGCATTAGTAAAGGATTTGAAAGCTGCTGATGGCAAAGGTATTTACTGTGATGGAGGGGCAGAGCTGATCAATGAGCTATTAAGAAATGAATTGATTGATGAATTGATCATATCTATAGTTCCAGTTTTGTTGGGAGAGGGGGTACGGCTATTTAAGGAACATATGACAGAACAAATCCTTGAGTTACATTCGGTTAAATCATTCGAGACTGGTTTGGTACAGCTTCATTATCGACGGAAGGAAAGTGCGAAATAG
- the rraA gene encoding ribonuclease E activity regulator RraA, which yields MKMILTADLCDAYMPNLQVVKPIGFMNYGKKKSFHGQIVTVKVFEANELIRAILEEDGNGKVLVVDGAGSDRRALVGGNIAAMAQENGWSGVLINGAIRDVLEIAEVDMAVLALYSNPHRSAKEVQGERDLTLHFADVDFIPGHFIYADEDGIILSEKELS from the coding sequence ATGAAGATGATTTTAACTGCCGATCTATGTGATGCGTATATGCCAAACCTTCAGGTTGTAAAACCCATTGGATTCATGAATTATGGGAAGAAGAAGAGTTTTCATGGACAGATTGTAACTGTGAAAGTTTTTGAAGCCAATGAATTGATCCGTGCGATATTGGAGGAAGATGGCAATGGAAAGGTGTTGGTAGTTGATGGTGCTGGTTCAGATCGTAGGGCTTTGGTCGGCGGCAATATTGCAGCTATGGCACAGGAGAATGGTTGGTCTGGCGTATTGATCAATGGCGCGATCCGTGACGTTTTGGAAATTGCTGAGGTGGATATGGCGGTTCTTGCCTTGTACAGCAATCCACACCGTAGCGCCAAAGAGGTGCAAGGCGAAAGAGACTTGACCCTTCATTTTGCCGATGTAGATTTTATTCCTGGCCATTTTATCTATGCTGATGAGGATGGAATTATACTTTCAGAAAAGGAACTTTCATAA
- a CDS encoding ATP-dependent DNA ligase, translating into MKVLARLINALDSSNKTNSKILAIEQFLAESSELDKYWFIRLFTGKRPRRSVKTNIMRQLAIEYSGIPEWLFLESYTAVGDLAETIALIIPPAKHTVEKSLDQWIQEIMALQGKPDDVIKSYILTSWESLGQTERFVFNKLMGSSFRIGVSSKTLINAFAKYYDLDANLVAHSLMSDWDPELLSFEKFIKGEHININLSVPYPFSLANPLVQDLESLGMEQDWQVEYKWDGIRGQVIKREGETFIWSRGEELVNEQFPELLEDLKEVDFDFVIDGEIVPYDENGVMTFNQLQRRLNRKNISKKMMQEVPIKFIAFDILELNRQDIRDMALKERRKILEDLLGKLNSENFLLSELLDFSDWNSLNKVRESSGNINAEGLMLKAKDSAYQVGRKKGFWWKWKVDPMSIDAVLIYAQRGSGRRSGHYTDYTFAVKDGDKLVTIAKAYSGLSNTEIAEVSKFVRENSIEKFGPVRTVKPELVFEIAFEGIAPSNRHKSGVALRFPRIVRWRKDKLPSEIDDIQEIKKLI; encoded by the coding sequence ATGAAGGTACTGGCAAGACTGATAAATGCGCTGGACAGCAGCAATAAGACCAATAGCAAAATCCTAGCTATTGAACAGTTCCTCGCTGAATCTTCCGAATTGGATAAGTATTGGTTCATCCGTCTCTTTACGGGAAAAAGGCCGCGCCGTTCTGTCAAGACCAATATCATGCGTCAATTGGCCATTGAATACAGTGGCATTCCTGAATGGCTGTTTCTGGAATCATATACAGCTGTAGGTGATCTGGCGGAGACCATTGCCTTGATCATACCGCCCGCCAAACATACTGTCGAAAAAAGCTTGGACCAGTGGATTCAGGAAATCATGGCTCTTCAGGGAAAACCTGATGATGTAATCAAATCTTACATCCTCACTTCATGGGAAAGCCTGGGACAGACCGAACGCTTTGTGTTCAATAAACTTATGGGCAGTAGTTTTAGGATCGGTGTATCTTCTAAAACGCTCATTAATGCTTTTGCCAAGTATTATGATTTGGATGCAAACCTGGTAGCCCATAGCCTTATGTCGGATTGGGATCCTGAATTGCTCTCCTTTGAAAAATTTATCAAGGGGGAACATATCAACATCAACCTATCCGTTCCCTATCCCTTTAGCCTTGCAAATCCCTTGGTTCAGGATCTTGAAAGTCTAGGCATGGAGCAAGATTGGCAAGTGGAATATAAATGGGATGGAATCCGCGGACAGGTAATCAAACGGGAAGGCGAAACCTTTATTTGGTCGCGTGGTGAGGAGCTGGTAAATGAGCAATTCCCCGAACTATTGGAAGATCTGAAAGAGGTGGATTTTGATTTTGTCATCGATGGAGAGATCGTTCCTTATGATGAAAATGGCGTCATGACCTTCAATCAATTGCAGAGAAGGCTGAACCGGAAGAATATTTCCAAGAAAATGATGCAAGAGGTCCCTATAAAATTTATTGCCTTTGACATCTTGGAACTGAACCGACAGGATATACGAGACATGGCACTGAAGGAGAGAAGGAAAATATTAGAAGACCTCCTGGGTAAATTGAATTCAGAAAATTTCTTATTATCGGAATTATTGGATTTCAGCGATTGGAATTCACTCAATAAGGTTCGGGAATCCTCTGGAAATATAAATGCAGAAGGTTTGATGTTAAAGGCCAAAGATTCGGCCTATCAGGTTGGGAGAAAGAAAGGTTTCTGGTGGAAATGGAAGGTGGATCCGATGAGCATCGATGCCGTACTGATCTATGCACAACGGGGTAGCGGCCGCCGTAGTGGGCACTACACCGACTATACCTTTGCCGTGAAAGACGGGGATAAATTGGTAACCATTGCCAAGGCCTATTCAGGACTCAGTAACACGGAAATCGCTGAGGTCAGCAAGTTCGTTCGTGAAAACTCTATAGAGAAATTTGGCCCTGTTCGTACCGTAAAACCTGAATTGGTTTTCGAGATAGCCTTCGAAGGCATTGCCCCAAGTAACAGACATAAGTCGGGCGTCGCCCTCAGGTTCCCCAGAATTGTTCGCTGGCGAAAAGATAAACTCCCTTCAGAAATAGATGATATCCAAGAAATCAAAAAGCTGATCTAG
- a CDS encoding PLDc N-terminal domain-containing protein, translated as MLFITVFSIYHIVTNRELSSGQRVVWILVVLVFNVIGSIIYLALNNSKKAA; from the coding sequence ATGTTATTTATTACAGTCTTTTCCATCTACCATATCGTCACGAACCGAGAACTATCCAGTGGCCAAAGAGTGGTCTGGATATTGGTTGTATTGGTTTTTAATGTGATTGGTTCAATTATCTACTTAGCCTTGAATAATTCCAAAAAAGCAGCATAG